CGCCCGGTCCTTCCCCCGGTCCTGGAGTTCTCTCAGTTCGTTGAGAAGCTGTTCGGGATCGATGACCACCCCGTTGCCTATGACGCATATCTTGCAGGGATAGAGCATTCCAGAGGGCAGGAGATGGAAGACGTATTTTTTCCCTTCCACGATCACCGTGTGCCCTGCGTTGGCGCCTCCCTGGTACCTGGCAAAGATGTCCACCCTCGACCCAAGGGCGTCCACGACCCTTCCTTTTCCTTCATCGCCCCACTGGGCGCCGATGATGACCTCAACCCGACCCTTCACGAAAAATCCTCCTCATCGGCCGCCCTGTTTCGGCGGCCTGCATTGAATACCGTTCTTCCGGAATGACGCCCCCCGGGACGACATGTCGCTTCGGTCCCACAGGATGTGCATCAGATCCGGCATGGTGACGAAGGTCACTTCTTCGGGAGGGGAATCGCTCATTTTCTTCAGAAAATCAAGCGTCCCCTGCCGTGTATGACCGATCATGACCACCCATCCTTTTTTCCCTGCGAGGGCCAGTCCCCGCTGGAACTGCTCTTCCATGAATTCCTCCGACGGTTCGTGGTCGATGAAAATGGAACAGAAGGCGGCGGGTATGCCCTTGGCCCGAGCTGTATTATACGCTACCGAGGTGGAAGATGTCCTGCTGTCGAGAAAGAAGAGGGAGGTGGATGCAAGCTCGGTCATGACTGTTTCCATGAGTTTTTCATCCCGTGTCGCCCTGGATCCCCTGTGGTTGTTCATACCGAGAGCTCCCGGGAGGGAAGCCATGGCTCTTCGAAGAAGCAGGGCGACCGTTTCGTCGGACATGCCCGAGTCGATGACCCCTGTCTTTTCATCCCATTTTTTGTCTCCCCCGGCGCCCATGGGCATGTGGATCATGTAGGGAATCCCTGCTTGTTCCGCCCGCTGGGCGGCATAAAGCGAGCGGGACTGGAAGGGAATGACGGACCATGTCAGCGGGAGGGTAAGCTCAAGGTAGCCGTCCGTGATGGCCTTCGAAAATCCGAAGTCGTCGATGACAACGGCAACATAGGGTCCCGGCCCAATCTTCCGGGGCCCGTCCTCCGCCCTTTCCTCTCCTGACGGCAGGGCGGCGTCTTTTTCGCCGCCGGGCATTTCCCGGCCCGGATAGTCTCCGTTTTCACCCGGGAAAACAGCTGGACCTGGCGCCTCTTCCGGCACGGGCTCCGGCAGGGTTTTCCCCCCGCCGGCCCCGAAATACAGGATTCCGGCGCCGGCAGCGAGAAGACACAACCCCACCGCCAGACCCCGTAGGTCTTTTCCGTGTTTCAAAGTTCAGCCGTCCGCCCTCAGGACGCCTTCGGCAGTTTGACCGACAGAGAGGTTTTTCCGGAGATAATGTTCCGGAGCTCTTCCATGGCGCGCTTGAGCTGCTCGTCCTTGTCCTTCTCCCGGGTCACCTCGCCGTCGACCTCCACGTCGGGCTCCAGTCCCACGTGGTCAATCACCTTGCCCGAGGGGGTGTGATACCGGGCGATGGTGACGTAGAGCCCCGATCCGTCGGTAAGGTTGAACAGGGTCTGCACGGACCCCTTGCCGAAGGTCTTCTTGCCCACTGAAAGGGCCCGCCCCCGGTCGGAGAGGGCGCCCGCCACGATCTCGGAGGCCGATGCGCTTCCTTCGTTGATGAGCACCACCATCGGAAGGTTCGTGAGGGTTCCCGGGTTGGCGTAAATTTTCTCGTTGGCCCTGTCGACCCGCCCCTTCATTCCGACCACCAGTCCGCCGTTGAGGAACATGTCGCAAACCTCCACCGCCCCGTTGAGGAGCCCGCCGCCGTTGTTCCGCAGGTCCAGCACGAACCCCTTCGCCCCCTCCTTCAGAAGGGTGTTGAAGGCGCTCCGTACCTCCTGGGCGGTTTTTTGCTTGAACTGGGTGATCTTCACGTACCCCAGGTCCTTGTCTATCATTTCGGAACGGACGGAGATGAGCTTGATGTTATCGCGGACAATCTCGAATTTCAGGAGTTCCTCCTCCCCTTCCCGTCGGACCCAGATGGTGACCGAGGTGCCGGGCTTGCCGCGAAGGCGCTTCACCACCTGCTGGGAATCCCAGCCGAGGATGATCTCGTCCTCTATCTTCACGATCTGGTCCTGGGGCTTGAGGCCCACCCGGTCGGCGGGGGTGTCCTCGATAGGACTGATGACGAGGGTTTTTCCGTCCCGCTGGCCGATGTAAATCCCCAGCCCCCCGTACTCGCCTTCCATCTCGATCTCTTCTTCCTTGAGCTGGCCGGGATCCACGAAACGGGTGTAGGGGTCTCCCCATGCCTGCACCATTCCCTTGATGGCCCCATAGAGCAGCTTGTCTTCATCGGCGGGCTTCTCGGCGGAATCCACCTGGTAGGTCTCGATGATCGCCCGGGCCTGTTTCATGAGCCACATGGCCTGGGGGTTGAATGGGGCGATCCGCTCGAAATCGCCGAAGTCGGCCGCAGTGGCCGTAACGATGAGACTTGCTGCCGCCGCTCCGAGAACGATGCCTCCGAGCCAGTCCCGAACTCTTTTTCTGAAGTGTGTTTTCTGTTCGGACATTGTCCTTCTCCTTTTCTATTTTCTCAGATACCGCATGGGATCCCTGGCATCGCCCCCGACGCGCACCTCGAAATGAAGGTGGGCCCCCGTGGCCGTTCCCGTGCTTCCCACTGCCCCTATGGTCTGCCCCTTCCTGACCGCCGCCCCCTCGCGGACCGACATGCTCGAGAGGTGGGCGTAAACGGAGGAGAGGTTGTTGCCGTGGTCGATGATGATCACCTGGCCATACCCTCTCAGCCATCCCGCGAAAAGCACCTCGCCCGGCCCGGCGGCCCGTACGGGGGTTCCCCTGGGGGCCCGGATGTCCATTCCCGTGTGCATCGTCTTCGTCTTGAAAACAGGGTGGACCCTCGCGCCGAAGGTGCTGGTGATCTGTCCCTGGACGGGCCATGAAAGCTGCCCCCCCGAGGGAAGATACGTGTACTGGGCGGACCGTCCCTTGTCCCTGGACTCCTCTTCCCTCTTTTTCCTCATGAGGGCCGTCACGGTCTGCCGGATTTCCTCCTGGGACTGCCGGAGTTCCTTCACCGCCTGCTCGTGGAGGGCCCTTTCCTGCCGCACCTTGCCGAGAAAGGCGTTGCTCTTGTTGATCTCTTGCCGGAAGGTCTTTCGCTCTTTGCCGAGACGGGAGGCATTGACGGCAAGTTCCTTCTCCTGCTGCTCCATCTGGGCGGCCGCCTGGAGAAGGCGGTCCTTCTTTTCGAGCATTTCGCTGATCATGGCCTGGTCCTGGAGGGCGATGCGGTTGAGCAGGTAGGATATTTCCATGGCCTCGTGGGCGGTCGTTGAGGAAAGAAGGAGGTTGAACTCCGCCACACCGCCGTACTTGTAGATGTCCACGAGACGGCTTTCAAAGACGTCCGTCATCTCCGCGAGCTCCTGCTCGGTCAGCCGTATTTCCGCCCTGAGGTTCGCGATGGTGTTTTTCACTTTTTCAAGCTTCAGTTCGAGTACCCGTATCCTTTGTTCGGTCACCTTCTTTTTCTGATCCAGGGAATTGAGCTGGGTAAGCACGCCCTTTTCCTTCTCCCCCATCTGCCTGGCCCGTTTCTGGTGCTCGGAGATCTGCTTTTCCAGGATTCTCATCCGGGCCTCTTCCTGGGCTATCCTGCTGTCAAGACCGGAGGCGCCGGAAAGGGGGGCCGGGGAGGCGAGAAAAAGGGCGATCACAAGGAGGAAACAGGCTGTTCGTTCGGTCTTCATCACTGTGGTCAGCTCCCTTCGTCCGAGTCAGCGAGGGCGAAGCGCCCTCGACGTAAAGCGGCTCACGGCGAGCCAGCTGCACACCCAACCCATGGTCGCGCCCGTGGCGAAAAGAAGGAAGAAGAACTGGAGCAGCACCTGCCTGTTGACAATTATATCAAGAAACGCGAGGGTCGACCGCACGGCGTTCACCGCCGACGCATAGGTGGCCCAAAGGCCCGCCACGGCGAGCAGAGCCCCCCCGGCGCCGAGGAACATTCCCTGGAAAACGAAGGGAAGGGAGATGTAGGTCTTGGTGGCCCCGATGAGGAGCATCACCTCGATCTCTTCCTTCCTGGAATAGATGGCGATCCGGATGGTGTTGAAAATCACCAGGGCGCTGATGACCACCGACAGGACGAGGATGGCGGCCGATACCGCCGAGGACGCCCTGGATATGGTGGAAAGGCGCTCCACCAGTTTACCGGAGTAGATTACTTCCTCCACGGAGGGAAAGACCATGAGATCCCGGACGAGGGGCGTAATGTGCTCCGCCCGCCGGACCTGGATCTCCAGGCTCCACGGCAGGGGGTTGTCCCCCAAGAGGGTCACGGCCCTGGCCTGGTTCCCCAGTTTCGCCCGGAGCCTGTCGAGGGCCTCCTCGGGAGAGATTGCCCGAACGCTGGTGACCATGGGGTTAGCCTTCACCCTGGCGAAGACGTCATCGGTTTTTTCGCCCTTTTTCATGTAGACCTGCACCACGAGACCTCCCTCGATCCTGGAGACCATGTGGCGCACGTTCAGGGCGAAGAGGGCGGTAAAGCCGAGGATGTACAGCACCGAAGCCGCGGTGATGAGGGTGAGAACGCTCAGCCCCCAGTGGCGGCAGATGAGCCGGAAGGTATCCCGCAGGGCGTATTTAAAGCTCGCCATCAATGAAATACCTCCCTCTCCTCTCGTCGCGCTTGAGCCGCCCGTTGTGGAGCTCCACGAGGCGCTGGCGGTATGCGTCGACGAGGTACTGATCGTGGGTTGCCACGAGAACGGTGGTTCCCGCCGCGTTGATGGAAAGGAGAAGGCGCATTATTTCTTCGGATGTCCGGAGATCGAGGTTTCCGGTGGGCTCGTCGGCAAGGAAGACGGACGGGGAGTTCGCCATGGCCCTGGCGATGGCGACCCGCTGCTGTTCTCCCCCGGAAAGCTGGGGAGGCTTGAGGAACCGCCGTCTCCACAGGCCCACCTGGTCGATCACTTCGTTGGCCCGGCTCTGGACGACTCTCGGGGGGATGCCCATGGCCTCCAGCACGAAGGCAACGTTCTCGAACACCGTCAGGTTGGGCAGCAGTTTGTAGTCCTGGAAGACGACCCCCACGTCCCTCCTGTAGAATGGAAGCTGACTGCGGCCGATCTTCCTCAGATTCACGTCCCCCACGGTGATCTGCCCCCTGGTGGGAAGGTACTCCCGGGAGATGAGCCGGAGAAGGGTGGTCTTTCCCGAGCCTGTGGTCCCCACAAGGTAGACGAAATCCCCCTTGTCGATTGAGAGATAAATGTCCTCGAGGGCGATGATGTCGGGTTCGAATACCTTGGTGACACCTGCCAGGCGAATATCCATTCATTACCTCCTGCGCATGGTCCATGCCTGCACCGCGGCGCTCACGATCTGGGACGCCGTCAGGCCGTAATACTCCTGCAGTTCAGCCGGGGAACCGCTCTGGCCGAACTTGTCGAATACCGCCACCTGCTTCACCGGGACGGGGTAGGCGCTGCTCGTCAGGGCGGCGACCGCTTCGCCCAGGCCGCCCCGGGCAAAATGCTCCTCGGCGGTGACGCAGCATCCCGTCCTGTGGACGGAGTCGAGGATGATCCGGGCGGGGAGGGGGGATACGCTGAAACAGTCGATCACCTCGGCGCAGATGTTCTGCCGCGCCAGCACTTCCGCGGCCCTGAGCGCCTCGGAAACCATGATACCACAACAGCATACCGTCACTCCCGTACCCTCCCGGAGCACCCTTCCTCCTCCGGGAACGAACCCTTCATCCCCGTCGGCGTAGACGTCCGGGACCGGAGCCCGGCCGAGTCTGATGTACACGGGCCCCCTGGAGGACGCCGCGTTTTTCAGCAGCCCGAGGGCGGAGACATAGTCGGCGGGAGCGAGAACGGTCATGTCGGGGAAAGCCCTCATCAGGGCCAGGTCCTCGAGCATCTGGTGGGATGCGCCGTCCTCCCCCACGGTGACACCGCAGTGGCTGCCCACGATCTTCACGGGAAGGCCGGGAATGGCCACGGAGGACCGGATCTGCTCGTATCCCCGCCCCACGAGGAAGGACGCGTAGGAGGACACGTACACGTTCTTTCCGCCGAGGGCCAGCCCGGCAGCGGTGAGGATCATGTCCTGCTCCGCCATGCCCACGTTGAATACCCTGTCGGGATGCAGGACGGAAAACCTCGCCGCCCGGGTGGCGGACCCCACGTCGCCGTCCACGGCCACCACCGAAATGTCTTCGGCGGCCAGATCTATCAGTGCCTGCCCATAGGCGTCCCTGGTGCTTCTTTCAGGGGTCGGCATCGGTCAGTCCCCTCCTTTTTCGAGTTCCCTGAGGGCCTTGTCCATGGATTCCCGCCCAAGGACCATCCGTCCTCCTGAAGGGTCGTTTTCAAGGAAGGAAACGCCCTTTCCGAGCGTAGTTTTCGCCACGATGCACCCCGGCTTTCCCCGGCGGGATCCGAGGCGGCCAAGGACATTCCTCATGGAGGCGAAGTCATGACCGTCGCACTCCTCCACGGCCCAGCCGAAAGCAAGAAACTTCTCCCGGAGGGGTTCGAGGGACATGATGTCCTCCGTGGCCCCCTCCATCTGCCGCCCGTTCCTGTCCACAAGGAGCAGCAGGTTGTCCAGAGAAAAGTGGGCGGAGGTCATGGCCGACTCCCAGAAGACGCCCTCCTGGAGTTCCCCGTCACCCACAAGGCAGTAAACTGACGGAGCCGGAGTCCGGTCCCTCAAGGCGAGGGCGAGGCCGTTGGCGAGGCCGAGCCCCTGGCCGAGGGACCCGCCGGGGGCGTCCACGCCGGGGGTCCTGCGGATTTCTGGAAATCCCTGGAGCATGGCGCCGAGGCGGCGGTAACTCCACAGTTCTTCCCGGGGGAAGAAACTCTTGTTGGCCAGGACGGCGTACAGGGCCGGGCAACCGTGTCCCTTCCCGAGGACGAAGCGGTCCCTGCCCTCCCAGGACGGCTCGTCCGCCCGCAGGGAGAGCACCTCCCAGTACAGCCAGACGAGAAGATCCACGATGGAGAGCGAAGAAGCCAAGTGGCCCGACCGGGCGACGCCGATCATACGGACCACGTCCCTCCGGACCGCTAGAGCGCGTTCAGCCAGAATATCCCTTTCCGGGGTCATGAACGACCAGTCCCCTTTCTGTGCGCAAGCCGCCGGACTTCGTTCCACATCCGGCTGAATTCTTCGAGGAAGAGCTCCGCCCGGTAGGCGGTCTTCTCCTGTTCCGGCGACACGGCCGGGTATGGAAGCCGCCCCTCACCCTTCCACACGGGAAGTTTCCATTCGGCGGCAAACTCCTCCACCTTCGGATCATAGGCCGAGAGGGTCAAAGGAACGCCGGAGAGGAGGGCGAGAAGGGCGAAATGATACCGCATGGACACCGCACCCGCGGCGTTGCAGAAAAGCTGTTCCGACTCGGTGCGCCAGTTCGCCGCCGACAGCAGGACAATCCTCCGGGGCCGAAAAATCCGGCTTCCGGCAAGCCGCTCCATCAGGACGACGTCTTCCCCGGAAAGGGCCACGCCGATGACCGGGAGCTTTCTCTCGGCGGCCATTCTGGCGGCAGACGTCACCGTGCGGATGGGAAAGCTCCCTCCCCAGGGCCGGATGTTCACCAGAAAATGGCCCTCCCTCCGTTCCCTGCATGAGGACTGCTGCCACAACAGAAACACCGGGTCGGGCGACCTGGAGGCCCTCTGCCCCCAGGAGTTCAGCAGGGCACCGGACCGTTCGTCCCGGACGCTTCTGGCGACGCATTTCCCCAAGGCATTCCGGGCGAAGAACATCCCGAAGAGGGTGCGGAACGGGCCCACCGACTGGCCTGCGGCCCAGGGCAAGGCGCCCGCAAGGGATGCGAGGCGGATCACCCCCCAGTAATAGGCGGACGACCGTACGCTGGTGACGTCCTGGAAGAGTCCCCCGCCCCCGAGAAGCAGGGTGTCGCTCTCCCGGAGAAGCCGGAAAACTTCGGACGTCTTCCACCGGTTCACGGCCCGGATGGAGAGGGACCGTTCCGAATCCGCAGGAGAGGCGGAGAGTATGGCCAGCTCCTCCCTCGGAACCCCGTTTTTTTCGAACGCCTCCACGAGGGCCGAGGCAAGAAGCTCGTCCCCCAGGTTGCCGAACCCGTAGTAGCCGCAAAGCACAGCGCGGTAGCGCCGGATCACTCGGTCACCATCCTCCCGTACTTCTCCCAGAGGGGAAGAACCACGAACCGGAGAAGAACGATTCCAATCATACCCACGAGAACCCCGGTCCACAATCCGTTAAATTGCCTGAAGAGAATGAAATAGAGGGGCGTATGGAAATGGCAGAAGCTGTTCACCGCCGACGAAAAGCCGAGAACGGTGGCCATGCGGAGCACTTCCCTGTACCGGGGCCAAAGATCGGCCTTGCGGACGTAGTACCAGAACAGCAACGCGGGGTACCCGAGGAAGATCTCCTTGCTCCTCGGCCGGGCCACGAGGACGCGCTCGAGAAACTCCCTCATGCGGACCTCGAAGGCGGGCACGAACTGGACGTTGTCGCTGCGGAAGAGAACCAGCCCCGTTCCCGCCAGGAGAATGCCGATGAGGAAGAGCTCCCCCCAGAGAGGCGGCCGGCGGAAGATCTCTCCCAGGGACTCGGGATGTTCTCTGCGCCTGAGATCGGCGAGAAGCACCAGCAGCGGCGGAAGAAAGAGGGTGGCCTTGACGCCGGAGAAGGCCCTGAGGCGGAGCATGTAGACGGGCTCGCTGAAGAAGGCGGCGATGGCCAGTCCCCCCGCCGCGGCGAACAGGAAGCTCCCCACCAGCCCTGCCCAGGGACGCCGCCAGCCGTCAAGGGCGAGGAAGGACGCCTCGGTGACCACGAACACCGCTGCCAGGGCCCCGATGATCTTGGCCGCCGGGGGAACGAAACGGACGGCGACGGCCGTCACGAGGACGACACCACCGAGAAGAAGGGCTCCTTTCCCCGATACTCTGCCTGACCGCTCCCGGGCGTCATCGCCGGAGAAAAGGAAAAACCTTTGGAGATACCGCAGGAGGGAGTAGACAAAGGCAAGGGCCAGGGCAGCCGCGCCGATTATTCCCGTCCTCCAGGGCGAGAAGGGTTCGGGCCAGGTGACGGCGATACCGTGAGCCGAAAGTCCCGCCGCGAGGTCACCAAGCTCGCCGAGGAAGGTGCCGTACGGGTCGGCGGAAGATTCCATGGCGGAGGGACGGAAGACGAGCAGCCGTACGGACCGTTCCTTAACTGCCCGGAGAAGCCGTTCTAACAGGGCCGACCGGGAGATGTTCCGGCTCAGGAGTTCCTCGTGGGTCACGCTGTGAAGGGGGAGCAGGGAGGGGAAGGCAAGCCGGTTGAGCTGGGAGGCACCGAGCTGCCGTGAAAACTCAACCACCGCCACTGACCGGCCCGCTTTCCGTACCGCTCCGGCGAGGGGGCGCAGGTCGGGAAAGCCGAGGGCCGTCTCACCCGCGGGGGCGAGAGTGCGGATGGACGGAAAATCGGCGAGAATCCTGTCGAGGGCGGCAACCGACGGGACCGTGTCCCCGGGAAGAGCGGGGCCGACCCGGTAAAATACGGGAATCTGAAGCCTTTCAGCCAGAAGGAGGCCGTCCATGTCGGGAAGAATACCGGTCTGGAGCAGATCCTCCATAGTCCGGGGAAGAAGGACTGCCGTCCCTCCGTCGGCTTGCGCCGTGCGCATCCCGGGGAAGCGGGCCGCCAGGTAGGGCAGGGCCTTCCGGCCGGCGGAGAAGGTCTTCGGGAAAAAGAGGGACGTAGAGGAAAGAGGGGCGGCAAGGGCCTTCCTCGCCCCGTCGGGCAGCCCGGAAGCGGGCCCGTAATAGAGGGGCAGGACGCCGAGGGACAGCCGGGCGCCCGTCAGCTCGGAGACCATGAGCCCCGTGGCGCCCCGGCGGGCCATTTCACTCCATGCCTCTTCCGTCCCCCTTCCGGAGGACGCCGCCAGGGAGGCCACGTCCCGGAAATCAAGGATTATTCCCGCGCTCCGGGATGCCCGCTCGGCTCCCATGCGGGGAAACAGGGCGACAGCGGAGAGGAGGAACAGGATGATTACGACGCAGAGCCCCAGGTTGACCCGGGCTCCTTCGGGAGGGAATATTTTCTTCTTCATGGCGTTTTCCTCCATTGATCGGCCAATGAAAAGCCGAGGCATTCAAGCATTCTGCTGAGCCTGCACAGGGGCAGGCCCACCACGTTGAAATAATCCCCCCGGATGGAATCCACGAGGAGGGAACCGATTCCCTGGATGGCGTAGGCGCCTGCCTTGTCGTCTCCCTCGCCGCTTTCCGCGTAGACTGGAAGGGCGTCTTCGGGAAGCTCCCGGAAGACCACATCGGTCCTCTCGGCGGCGGTTTCCGTTCCCCAGGGAGAAACCACCGTAACGCCCGTGAAGACCGAATGGGTCCTTCCGTTCAGCAGGGTAAGCATCTCCAGGGCTTCCTCCCTGCTGGACGGTTTTCCCAGGATCCTGTCCCCGAGAGCCACCACCGTGTCCGCAGCCACGACCCACCTTCCGGGGCACTCTTTCGCGACAGACTCCGCCTTTTCCCGGGAGAGGCGCTTCACCGCTTTCTCCGGGCTTTCGCCGGGGATAAGAGACTCGTCCACGGAGGGGACCAGCACGGAGAAGGTCCACCCGAGAGAGGAGAGCAGCTCTCTTCGCCTCGGGCTCCCCGAGGCGAGGATCAGCTCCAGCGGGCGGCCCATAGTCCGAAGACGCCTCCGACGAGGGTCCCGAGGTTGCACCTCAGGAAAAAACGGAACCCGAAGTCCGCAAAGGCAAGGTTAACCTCCGACACGTTGAATCCGGCTGAAAGAATATCCCTGAAATAGGGCTCGGTCAAGGCAAACCTCTGGAGATACACCCCGAGAAGGGACCCAAGGACAAGGGAGGCGATGATGACCCACCATCTTCCGGAAGACGAGGCGGCCATGCCGTTACCTCCCCGGTGAGAGCGCCAGGGCCAGGAGGCCTATGAGGGCGCAGTAGACGGCGAAAGGACGCCATTTTCCCCGGGTGACCAGCCTTCGGAGCACCGCCAGGGAGACGAGGCCGGAGAAAAAGGCCGCAGCGGCTCCGGCCGCCCAGCCTGAGGGGAGGGTGGAGGGCCAGTCCGGAACCTCGAGGAGATCCTTCATCTCCAGCAGGGTTGCCCCGAAAATGGCGGGCAGGGAGAGAAGGAAAGAAAAACGGAAGGCCGACGGGGCGGACAGTCCCGTCTTCATGCCGGCGACGATGGTGGACCCTGACCGGGAAATGCCCGGAAGGACCGCAATGCCCTGCACGAGGCCCACGACGAGCCCCCGGGCGGGGGTCACGGGCCGGCCGCAGAGGTCGGTGGTGAGGGACGATCCGTACCAGAGGACGGCGGCTGTAACCAAGAGTCCCGTTCCCACGGCCCAGGGGAGGGTCATGGCCCTCTCCACAAGAGGCTTCAGCGACAAACCTATTGCCCCGGTGACCACCGTTCCTGCAATGACGGCCCAGCCGAAGGCCCATCCCTCCTCCGTTCTGTTTCCGGCGGACAGGAAGCCCCGGCACCACCGGCTCAGCAGAAGGACGACGTCCTTCCCGAAGAAGACCAGGGTGGCGAGCATGGTGGCGAAGTGAAGGAGAAGGTCGTAGGAGAGAGCCGCCTTCCCGATGCCGAAAAGCTGCTGCATCAGGGCAAGATGCCCGGAGCTGCTCACTGGGAGAAATTCCGTCACTCCCTGGACCAGCCCCAGGAAAACGGCAGGGAGGGCTTCCATCAGCTTTTCCTCCTCCGTCCCCTGCCCTGGGAGGACGTCCTGGGCCGCTCGGCCGCCGGTTTTTCACCGAGAACGGTGACAAGGGGAAGGATCACCGGCCGCCCTCTGCCGAACCGCCGGAGAGCGTCCCGCATTCTGCCCTTTATCCGCGTTTCGAGGAGATCCCGGTCGGAAACCGCCTTCGCTCCGAGGGATTCCACGGCCTTCTCCACCGAGACGGTGAGGTCTTCCCGCAGTTTCGCAGCATCCTCCAGGTGAAGGAATCCCCGGCTTTCGAAGACGGGTGGCGATGCGAGGGCGCCCTCCGGGGTGAGGATGAGGGAGACGGCCACGGTCCCCTCTTCGGCAAGCTCCCTCCGTTCCTTCAGCACGCTCCCCTGCATCTCGCCCAAGGCGATGCCGTCCACCATGATGCCCCCTGCCTGGACCCGGTCCTTCACGACGGCCTTGTCCTTTTCAAGGGTCAGCACATCGCCGTTCAGCAGGACAAAAGCGTTCTTTGGAGCCACCCCCATCTCCCGGGCGAGCTTGGCATGGCGGACGAGGTGACGGTACTCTCCGTGGACGGGAACGAAGAACTGGGGCCGTACCATGTTCAGCATCACCCGGAGCTCGTCCTGGGCGGCGTGGCCCGAAACGTGGATGGCCTGCTCCTTTTCGTAGACCACTTCGCAGCCGCAGGCGAACAGCCTGTTGATGGTGCTGCTCACCATCTTTTCATTTCCCGGGATGGGGGTGGCGAAGATGGCCACCACGTCCTTCTCCGTGAGA
This genomic window from Aminivibrio sp. contains:
- a CDS encoding adenylosuccinate synthetase is translated as MKGRVEVIIGAQWGDEGKGRVVDALGSRVDIFARYQGGANAGHTVIVEGKKYVFHLLPSGMLYPCKICVIGNGVVIDPEQLLNELRELQDRGKDRA
- a CDS encoding cell division ATP-binding protein FtsE — protein: MDIRLAGVTKVFEPDIIALEDIYLSIDKGDFVYLVGTTGSGKTTLLRLISREYLPTRGQITVGDVNLRKIGRSQLPFYRRDVGVVFQDYKLLPNLTVFENVAFVLEAMGIPPRVVQSRANEVIDQVGLWRRRFLKPPQLSGGEQQRVAIARAMANSPSVFLADEPTGNLDLRTSEEIMRLLLSINAAGTTVLVATHDQYLVDAYRQRLVELHNGRLKRDERRGRYFIDGEL
- a CDS encoding transketolase, which produces MTPERDILAERALAVRRDVVRMIGVARSGHLASSLSIVDLLVWLYWEVLSLRADEPSWEGRDRFVLGKGHGCPALYAVLANKSFFPREELWSYRRLGAMLQGFPEIRRTPGVDAPGGSLGQGLGLANGLALALRDRTPAPSVYCLVGDGELQEGVFWESAMTSAHFSLDNLLLLVDRNGRQMEGATEDIMSLEPLREKFLAFGWAVEECDGHDFASMRNVLGRLGSRRGKPGCIVAKTTLGKGVSFLENDPSGGRMVLGRESMDKALRELEKGGD
- a CDS encoding divergent polysaccharide deacetylase family protein is translated as MKHGKDLRGLAVGLCLLAAGAGILYFGAGGGKTLPEPVPEEAPGPAVFPGENGDYPGREMPGGEKDAALPSGEERAEDGPRKIGPGPYVAVVIDDFGFSKAITDGYLELTLPLTWSVIPFQSRSLYAAQRAEQAGIPYMIHMPMGAGGDKKWDEKTGVIDSGMSDETVALLLRRAMASLPGALGMNNHRGSRATRDEKLMETVMTELASTSLFFLDSRTSSTSVAYNTARAKGIPAAFCSIFIDHEPSEEFMEEQFQRGLALAGKKGWVVMIGHTRQGTLDFLKKMSDSPPEEVTFVTMPDLMHILWDRSDMSSRGASFRKNGIQCRPPKQGGR
- a CDS encoding permease-like cell division protein FtsX; this translates as MASFKYALRDTFRLICRHWGLSVLTLITAASVLYILGFTALFALNVRHMVSRIEGGLVVQVYMKKGEKTDDVFARVKANPMVTSVRAISPEEALDRLRAKLGNQARAVTLLGDNPLPWSLEIQVRRAEHITPLVRDLMVFPSVEEVIYSGKLVERLSTISRASSAVSAAILVLSVVISALVIFNTIRIAIYSRKEEIEVMLLIGATKTYISLPFVFQGMFLGAGGALLAVAGLWATYASAVNAVRSTLAFLDIIVNRQVLLQFFFLLFATGATMGWVCSWLAVSRFTSRALRPR
- a CDS encoding murein hydrolase activator EnvC, yielding MKTERTACFLLVIALFLASPAPLSGASGLDSRIAQEEARMRILEKQISEHQKRARQMGEKEKGVLTQLNSLDQKKKVTEQRIRVLELKLEKVKNTIANLRAEIRLTEQELAEMTDVFESRLVDIYKYGGVAEFNLLLSSTTAHEAMEISYLLNRIALQDQAMISEMLEKKDRLLQAAAQMEQQEKELAVNASRLGKERKTFRQEINKSNAFLGKVRQERALHEQAVKELRQSQEEIRQTVTALMRKKREEESRDKGRSAQYTYLPSGGQLSWPVQGQITSTFGARVHPVFKTKTMHTGMDIRAPRGTPVRAAGPGEVLFAGWLRGYGQVIIIDHGNNLSSVYAHLSSMSVREGAAVRKGQTIGAVGSTGTATGAHLHFEVRVGGDARDPMRYLRK
- the csaB gene encoding polysaccharide pyruvyl transferase CsaB; this translates as MIRRYRAVLCGYYGFGNLGDELLASALVEAFEKNGVPREELAILSASPADSERSLSIRAVNRWKTSEVFRLLRESDTLLLGGGGLFQDVTSVRSSAYYWGVIRLASLAGALPWAAGQSVGPFRTLFGMFFARNALGKCVARSVRDERSGALLNSWGQRASRSPDPVFLLWQQSSCRERREGHFLVNIRPWGGSFPIRTVTSAARMAAERKLPVIGVALSGEDVVLMERLAGSRIFRPRRIVLLSAANWRTESEQLFCNAAGAVSMRYHFALLALLSGVPLTLSAYDPKVEEFAAEWKLPVWKGEGRLPYPAVSPEQEKTAYRAELFLEEFSRMWNEVRRLAHRKGTGRS
- a CDS encoding transketolase C-terminal domain-containing protein — its product is MPTPERSTRDAYGQALIDLAAEDISVVAVDGDVGSATRAARFSVLHPDRVFNVGMAEQDMILTAAGLALGGKNVYVSSYASFLVGRGYEQIRSSVAIPGLPVKIVGSHCGVTVGEDGASHQMLEDLALMRAFPDMTVLAPADYVSALGLLKNAASSRGPVYIRLGRAPVPDVYADGDEGFVPGGGRVLREGTGVTVCCCGIMVSEALRAAEVLARQNICAEVIDCFSVSPLPARIILDSVHRTGCCVTAEEHFARGGLGEAVAALTSSAYPVPVKQVAVFDKFGQSGSPAELQEYYGLTASQIVSAAVQAWTMRRR
- a CDS encoding S41 family peptidase; translation: MSEQKTHFRKRVRDWLGGIVLGAAAASLIVTATAADFGDFERIAPFNPQAMWLMKQARAIIETYQVDSAEKPADEDKLLYGAIKGMVQAWGDPYTRFVDPGQLKEEEIEMEGEYGGLGIYIGQRDGKTLVISPIEDTPADRVGLKPQDQIVKIEDEIILGWDSQQVVKRLRGKPGTSVTIWVRREGEEELLKFEIVRDNIKLISVRSEMIDKDLGYVKITQFKQKTAQEVRSAFNTLLKEGAKGFVLDLRNNGGGLLNGAVEVCDMFLNGGLVVGMKGRVDRANEKIYANPGTLTNLPMVVLINEGSASASEIVAGALSDRGRALSVGKKTFGKGSVQTLFNLTDGSGLYVTIARYHTPSGKVIDHVGLEPDVEVDGEVTREKDKDEQLKRAMEELRNIISGKTSLSVKLPKAS